The Anopheles gambiae chromosome 2, idAnoGambNW_F1_1, whole genome shotgun sequence genomic sequence AAACAACAGCACCGTTCCGTACTCGCACTGCCTGGCATGACGTTCGCCGTTTGACAGTTCGCTTGTCAGCtgatttgtgttgttgctgcggcaCAGTGGGATGCCGCCAATGAAATCGTGAAgatgttttttaaaattattattcgTTTTATAAATTCAATTCTGGAGAGTGCATTAATTTTGCCTCTTTTTGAACACTTAGATGGGAACATATCTCatctatattttttaaacagctGTTGTCGAGAATACTTTTTACTGTACCGGTTCCGGAACTGGAACAGGTTAGCAATTCGTGCATTAAGACAGTTCCAGGTTCAGTTTTTAGAATGGAATATGAAACagaaccattttttttatcgataAGGGTTTGGGATGTGGCTTCAATTACAGGAGCGATGTGGCGTTAGGATGAATTCCAGAACTTGTATAAGTTCAGGTTCAGTTCTAGGACAGTTAATGATTCGGGATCAGTTTCTAGATTGTTTTGGTACGGTATCAGTTCCATGACCATTATCGATTGTAGTGTTACGACCCGATTGCATCCAGTATTGCTATATATTCATGAACAGTTTCAGGGTCGGTATTCATATCGGACCCATCGGATTTCATATCAGTAACATGGTCAGGTGGGTTCAGTAAAGGTTTTAGGAACAGTATTTGCTTGAATCAGTTCTGGAGCTGATATGTAATCGAGATCTATTGCTGGACCCATAAACGTCAGAACTTATACTGAACTGGCTTCCAGAACAATTCCTAGACTCATCTTAGTTCAGGATCAGCTCTAGAATCGGTGTGGATTCATGATCAATTACAATACCGATATGGGTCTAGGATCGCTTCTAGGAACTCACTGGGTTCACGATCAGTTCCAGTATGTTCCGGCACGAACAGAATCAGTTCCCGGATTGACATGGGTTCGAGATCAATTGTAGGTACTGGTATGACTTTAAGTTTAGTTCCAATTACACTACAAGTTTAGGGTCAAATATCGGTTCAGGATCTCCAGCACTGTTCCAGGACCGGCATAGGTTGAGGACAATTTCAATAGTCGTCATTGGTTCGGGGTCAGTTATAAGATAAGTATGGAGTCAGGATGCATTCATGTACCTGTTTGGAGCTTTATTATATTGCATTGAATAGTGACCTAGGAATTACGGAATAGACTtatctttttatattttatagcTTATTATTAATTGAATGTGTTCAGCCTTGTTAACTACTGATCAGCTTGTTAACTACTATATATTCTTACATTCAACAATCTAACATCTAGAAATTTTTTCCAAGATTCCACGTGAACAGTTGACTAACTGTTGTGTTCGGATGTCCGTTCACTTATTTGAATAAACCACTGAACTAAGCACAATTAAAAggttacaaacaaaacatgcaaactTTATTCCTAACACATTAAATACTTGTTGAAACGTAAAAACCTCGGCGCAGCCGCGTAACGGTTACCGCACTCGTTGATCACCCGAGAACCGAATGCCCCGGGTGAACGGCCGTCGTGCCCTAGCCGCGATGGCGCGGCCCTTTCGCTCCGTCACACGGTCGCCCTCGACGGACAGCTCGGGTGACGTCCAGGGCTGTCGCACTCTGCGAACAACCCAGAGCCACAATGTTGCGCGACGCTGTCCGTCTCCACAACACTAACAATATGTTTATATCGTACTAACTACTAAAAGTGTTGCCTCAATGCAGCACAAACTGATCAATAGTGGTCCCTGTCATGGCAAGTATTTTTTCCGGTGTACAGGATGTAGCTGGAATGTAAAAATGGAATAGTTAAGCTGAGAACTTCCTGGACATAATGCAGATCGTAACTAGTGTTGGGCattgtgcgcgtgtgcgcactgtgcgcacagcacacctcaTTGTGCGcactgcacagcacactttgtactgtgcgagcacacttcgcacagtgcgcgcacttcgcacttttcgcacagtgcgagcacaatccgcacttttcgcacacttcgcacagtgcgggcacttttcgcacactccgcacagtgcgcgcacttttcgcacagtatGAGCACACTTcatactgtgcgagcacactccgcacagtgcgcgcactttacACACAGTGCAAGAACAGTccggacttttcgcacacttcgcacagtgcgagcacattccacacttttcgcacacttcgcacagtgcaagcaTGTTTCGCAAATTTCGTGCGAATcggtgcgagcacacttcgtaccatGTTACAGGAAGTCAGGTGGTATGGTACTGAGCATATTTTGACAAACCGCCTTTAAGCATCAGCATCAGTTAGCATTAGCGACTCCGATCCGTTGGTGCTACGAGTTCAAGTCGGGGCGAATCAAAGATCCATAAATCGcttgcacacattcataccacacacatgcccatcaccccccccccccctccccttttgCCCTGTCCCATGTCTTCTCTTCAGTTAATCACAAAATTTGACTAGGGCTCCGagtgaaaattgtaatttttgcatcaaaacatgCGCTGCTATCGCAAGCCTGCGACGCGAATAACAGTTTTCCCGTGAAACcagctgtctgttttattgcacaatcgcaaagcggtGGCTCCGAGTACAAGCACAGACACGTTTCATCTCAGCCAAATTCAAgagaaacctcaacccactggaGCGTCGTTTACCTACGACCTTCACAGTTCATAGTTGTTTTCAAGAAACGCGTGCTTGATGTCAGCCGATTTTTCCTGATAATTTCTTCGGCTATGGACCGCtgtgttgatattgtgtttcggggcctttaaatttttgtctgggtgtgttgtatccttgtgtttgtgtaacgggttttcgatCGGGATTCGAAGAGGTCAGGTGTCCGCCAAGTTCATCCACTGTTAGACGAACCCGATGGCTGAGTAAATGAACTCTAAGAGAAAAAGCTGACATTGGTCGTGTGGTCGTGGTCTTTGTGTACGTACCACCatggtacgaagtgtgctcgcacagtgcaaagtgaagcaagtgaagcttgcactgtgcgaagtgtgcgaaaagtgcggagtgtgctcgcactgtgcgaagtgtgcgaaaagtccggactgtgctcgcactgtgcggagtgtgcgaaaagtgcgcgcaccgtgcgaagtgtgctcgcactgtgcgaaatgtgcggagtgcgcgcacagtgcagagtgcgcgcacagtgcggggtgcgcgcacagtgcgtagagcgcgcacagtgcgaaatgtgcaccgcacactgagatgtgcgtgcgtgtgcgcacagcacacctaATTGTGCTCTTTTTCCCAACACTAATCGTAACCATTATCACTTACCGAGCTCTAGCCATTCAATCGGCAATCCAGCATCGCGCCGTGCAGAAGCCAGGGCATACCGCAGAGCGAACTGCACAGCAACTGCCAGATTGTACGCCGGTTCTCCCGTTGTCTTCGACCGAAGTACACCCGCTGGGTTCGAACTCTTCTGCAGCAACCGAACGCGCATATCTACCGGAATGTCACGCGCACTCGGCGGCTTGTAGTTCCATGTGCGGTAGTTGCTAAGCTCTCCCGTACTCCGATCGTACCGCAGCTCCTCCAGCAGATGAAACCCGACCGCCATCACAAAAGCTCCCTCAATCTGTCCAATGTCCAATAGAGGGTTCATGCTCTCGCCCGTATCCTCCAGAATGTCCACACGCTGCAGCTGTACCTGCCCGGTAAGTACGTCCGCCTCTAGCTCGACTGCACACAGTGCCCACACGGTGTATCCACGTAGATCCGTCTGTTTGGTGTTGTAAGAAGCGGTCAGATCTATCCGTCGCTGGTAGCACATCTGTACGATCGCTTCCCACGGAGCGGTCCGATTATCTTCCCGCACGGGACGAATGCGTTCGAGCAGAGTTTCACAGGCACGCCGGGCCGAGTACGCCACTAGATCCGTACTGATACTACTGCCTTCAACGAATGCGTTCGGGCTGCCAACAGAGGTATGTGGCTTCACCGTAATTAGTGCCAAAGGAATACCGAGCGTATGTGCCACCACCTGTGCAACCTTTGTGTTTATGCCCTGCCCTATCTCTGGTGCTCCGATCGTAACAGCCACACTTCCATCCACGTGGTAGATTGATACCCAAGCATTCATACCTCCGTAATAGCTAATTGGATGAGCCAAAGGAACGATCGCAATTCCTCGCTTTTTCCAACGATTCGTCTCGTTGAAACGATCGACAGCTGCTTTACGCTCCTTGAAGTCCACCTGCTCATAGAATGCTGGCAGTAAGGTGGCCATACTGCTGCCTGGTTCCATGTTGGCAAGCCGAACTGTGAGAGGATCGAGCCCAGTAACGAACGCCACATGCTCCATGATCGTTTCGATGGTTGAGATCGCCTCGGCTGTACCGGGTGATCGTAACCAGGTGGTGCTAGGTGAGTCAGAAAGTGTACCACGTAACAGTTGTCGCCAGCTGTCATCACTGTAGCAGTTGCGGAATGCACCGCGGAATACAAACGCCATCGCTTCGTACTGGGACACACCTTCGTCTTCGTAGTAGGTGTTGGAAAGCCGAACGATGCGTCCATCGGTAGGCCTTACATCTACCTCATACTGGCACTGACCTCCGTTACGTTTACCGATTGCCTTCATCGTAGTCTCGAACGGTAATACCATCCGAACCGGACGTCGGGTAAGATAGGCGCCCAGGGCACACGCACTGGCGACCCATGCTCCGCGGGATAGTTTCGCACCAAACGATCCACCTACAGGGCGTACAATAACGCGAACGTTACACTGGCGCCAGTTGAGTGACTTTGCGATCGCGTTCTGAACCATATGGCTCGATTGGGTAGCACTATACACATCCATCCCGGTCCCATCCTCCGATGGGATGCAAAGACAAGTCTGAGGCTCTAGCGTGAAGTGTGCTTGACTACGAAAGTGACACTTGCCCGTAACCTTCACGGTGTTGACAGTACTGCCCGCCCGGTTGTACGATCGACCCACTACGTCCGGTTCAAGCGTCAGGATACGATGGCCTGAAGTGCCATGGGCGAGCACATCATCCACCGTGGGAAGTATCGGCTCATCATTGGACTCTCCGTAAGTCATCTTCACCATCGTTGCTGCCTCCGTAGCACATTCGAACGACTCAGCCACCACAATACCAACCGGCTGACCATGGTATAGCACTTTACCACTGCACAGGATCTCCTCGGGCACATCCCGAAATGGGTAAGTCGTGTTGAAACCTCCAACAAGTGAGGCGAAATTATTCTTCCCAGGGATATCTTTGGCGGAATAGAACGCCACAACACCCGGCATTGCGAAAGCGGGCGATGGATCAATGGCAGTAATCTTTCGATGCACTACGTTTGCCAGTACGAAGGCGGCGTGCAACTCGTCCGGACGACTTGGAAGATCGTTGACGTAGATCGCTTCACCGGCCGTCTGGTGGAAGGCTTCCAGCTTGGGCAGTGCTTGCGTAAGCGGCCAGTTTGAGGGATACGTATCGAAGGACTGAGCGCCGCTGGAAATGGGACGCTGTATTTTCGATCCACCCGAGCGGACTAtcgggttggctacgcgacgATCACGTGGTGCAATATGAAGGACGAAACGGTACAGTAAACCGACTGCTACCTGGCGACGGTATGATGCATCTGCGGCTGGTTCCGTTTGTCCACCGGCTAGCTCGGCGTTCAGTACGGCAAGCGTTTCCTGCAACATCACATTGTTGAACGGGTTCTTGCCCGCGAGGTACTGTTCCGTGCGGGTTGCGCGAGAAAACTGTGGCGAAGAAGATAAAGAGATCAAGGGCTACAATGAGACTTGTAATATACGACCTTGGAGAAGACGAATTTTACTTATATCTATATTCGCTTTGTTCTTAGTTGGATCTCCGAATACAAGATCATAGACACATCTTACACAGCACGGTGATTAAATGATGCCATAATGCAACAGTCGCGGATACTCCATAGCAACAAATTGATCTTTTCCCTAATGTTAATGTGTTTACAGATACACATAAGGTTGAGGTAGATAAGGTTCTCCTTATAGAGACTTCACATCTCTCTAAGATCAATCGCTCCGGTAATCCGGAAAATGGCAATCGATGTTCATAACGTTAGTTCCTTAGCTGAAACTTCTTATCACAAGTTATACAATATTTTCTGATTTTCTGAAAACATTGGTGCATGGTAGATATAAAGTCTCAACGGCCTCAAGCAAAGTAAATGTGTGTGATCGACGAATGATCATACCTCTAATCCTAATTGAGCAGTTCAGATAAAGATTTTCTACATCAAGAAGCAGTGGAACATCACACCTCATGTGCAACGTTGTGCATAACTCACCGCAAAGCATACCAAACCTTCCCAAGTATTTggaaaatacatcaaatttggTAAAATAAGACATAATGTTCATCGCGTGATCTATCAACCAAAACcgaatgaataaaacaaatcgtTCTCGGTTCAATCTGTTACCAGAGCTTCTTTTACGATTCCTTTCACTTACTACAACAGGCGCGAATGGCATCAAACAACACCAGCAAAACCGTACCCACCTTCGGTCCGATGCCGCCGAAGCAAAGACACGCTTGCTCGACGTTAATTTTGCGTGCGCACAGGCGCAACAGAAAGGCGGCGTTGACATGGGCGCTCGCGTTCTGCGCCCTTGCCGCTACCTTGTACGAGCGAAACACGCACCGGTCCGAGTCGAGCGGGGGAAGCGTTATGTTCAGCAGCACCCGTCTGTGCATGTTATAGCTGAGAAACTGGCCGAGCAGCAGCTTTTCCATCGCACCGCTGGGGGAAGCTGCAAAGAAAAGGTGTAGCAAAAAAGTGAACACAGTGAAAAAGGAGTTATATGATTGTTTTCTCCAATCCTGGCTTACCAATTGTCATCTCGACACCGATAGCTTCGAACAAAACGAACAGATCGGATGGAAACTCGGGATGGCGATGTTTGAGCGTTAGATTCCCGGCGATCGTCCCGACGTGCCGCACTGCGGGATGTGCGACCTCTTCCACATGACGTGCCAGCTCGCCACAGTACGTAAAGCGCCGATCGGCTTTGGCCGCCTCTCGCAATATCTCAATCAGCTCACTGAGCGTCACATTCGCACCGACGATCACCGAACTTCCGATCCAGTAGTTGCGCAGCTCCTCCACGTGGCGCACATCGATGAACACTCGCAAGTCTGCGGCTCTCCGGTACACACCGTGACCCGTGTTGCCCGCCACCAGCATGTACGTCCCAGGGCTCACGTCCTCCTCTCGCAGAATGTCAAATATCTCGTCCACTGTGCGCACTCGAAACCACCGACGATCTTGATGCATGAACTGCAGCTCAATCGTCTCATCGGAGCAACCCTTGGCTGAACATTCCCGCTCACAACCGACACAGCTCGCCCGGGGCAGATCTTCGATGTCTGAGGCACAGGTGATGCCCATAGCCCGTCGAGCTAGCCTATCCTCGGGCGGTGCATCGACCGCGAATGACTTGAACGCATCCAGAATCGGTCGATAGCCGGTACAGCGACAGATGTTCCCTGCCAGTGCCTTCTCCACATCTTCCATCGTGACGCTGCCATTGTTCGCCTCCAGCAGGCTGTACATGCTCATCACCATGCCGGGCGAACAGTACCCGCACTGTGTGCCGTTGAACTGTGCCAATCGCTCCTGTACCGGATGGTATCCGGTCGCCTTCGACCCAATGCCTTCCACCGTAAGAATGTCCATGCCATGGCAGGAGAACACCGAAAACAGAC encodes the following:
- the LOC1276323 gene encoding uncharacterized protein LOC1276323 — its product is MRVKFTINGKLYQVTPDELPIDASLNRFIRTKAHLAGTKFMCLEGGCGVCIVNVVDTHPVTKQRITFSVNSCLFSVFSCHGMDILTVEGIGSKATGYHPVQERLAQFNGTQCGYCSPGMVMSMYSLLEANNGSVTMEDVEKALAGNICRCTGYRPILDAFKSFAVDAPPEDRLARRAMGITCASDIEDLPRASCVGCERECSAKGCSDETIELQFMHQDRRWFRVRTVDEIFDILREEDVSPGTYMLVAGNTGHGVYRRAADLRVFIDVRHVEELRNYWIGSSVIVGANVTLSELIEILREAAKADRRFTYCGELARHVEEVAHPAVRHVGTIAGNLTLKHRHPEFPSDLFVLFEAIGVEMTIASPSGAMEKLLLGQFLSYNMHRRVLLNITLPPLDSDRCVFRSYKVAARAQNASAHVNAAFLLRLCARKINVEQACLCFGGIGPKFSRATRTEQYLAGKNPFNNVMLQETLAVLNAELAGGQTEPAADASYRRQVAVGLLYRFVLHIAPRDRRVANPIVRSGGSKIQRPISSGAQSFDTYPSNWPLTQALPKLEAFHQTAGEAIYVNDLPSRPDELHAAFVLANVVHRKITAIDPSPAFAMPGVVAFYSAKDIPGKNNFASLVGGFNTTYPFRDVPEEILCSGKVLYHGQPVGIVVAESFECATEAATMVKMTYGESNDEPILPTVDDVLAHGTSGHRILTLEPDVVGRSYNRAGSTVNTVKVTGKCHFRSQAHFTLEPQTCLCIPSEDGTGMDVYSATQSSHMVQNAIAKSLNWRQCNVRVIVRPVGGSFGAKLSRGAWVASACALGAYLTRRPVRMVLPFETTMKAIGKRNGGQCQYEVDVRPTDGRIVRLSNTYYEDEGVSQYEAMAFVFRGAFRNCYSDDSWRQLLRGTLSDSPSTTWLRSPGTAEAISTIETIMEHVAFVTGLDPLTVRLANMEPGSSMATLLPAFYEQVDFKERKAAVDRFNETNRWKKRGIAIVPLAHPISYYGGMNAWVSIYHVDGSVAVTIGAPEIGQGINTKVAQVVAHTLGIPLALITVKPHTSVGSPNAFVEGSSISTDLVAYSARRACETLLERIRPVREDNRTAPWEAIVQMCYQRRIDLTASYNTKQTDLRGYTVWALCAVELEADVLTGQVQLQRVDILEDTGESMNPLLDIGQIEGAFVMAVGFHLLEELRYDRSTGELSNYRTWNYKPPSARDIPVDMRVRLLQKSSNPAGVLRSKTTGEPAYNLAVAVQFALRYALASARRDAGLPIEWLELATSCTPEKILAMTGTTIDQFVLH